Below is a window of Acidisarcina sp. DNA.
GCCTCCGCGGTGGAGATGGTCGAAGCGATTCTGAAGGACAAGAAGAAGATTCTGCCCTGTGCGGCGTATCTTGAAGGCGAGTACGGCATTCAAGGTCTGTATGTCGGTGTGCCGTGCAAGCTTGGCGTTCGCGGCCTGGAGCAGATCATCGAAATCAAACTGACAGACGAAGAAGCAGCGGCACTGCAGAAGAGCGCCCACGCCGTGAAGGAACTTTGCGCCGTGATCGGCGTTTAAGCATCCTTACCCTCGCGTGGTGAGTTTGTTGGTGTGGCCGTTCCTCCCGGAACGGCCATGCTGTCTGCGCGGAAGGGAAGAGGGCTCTACTGATGCTCGCCGCTGTGTTCGGGATTGGATCCGGGCTCGGGAAAATCTGTATCCTCCCCATCCGGAGGTTTGCCTTCACCTCGGTGAACATTCTGGCCGGTAAGGGAGTTCTCATTTGGGGTAGCTGGCCGGTCGTATTCTACGGCTCCCTTGCAAGCATCCGCATCGGGCTGTTTCGGCGTATTCGTCATGCGGATGGAGATGATGGAATTGCGTTCCGTGTTGTCTCGTTTCCCAAAAGAATAGGGCAGCCGAAGCTGCCCTGTCTGGCGATTCCTACCCTAGCGCTTTATTGCTCGCGCGCTGCGGAGGGTTTTGGTGAAATGCGCACTCCCATGGCATTCAGCTTGGTTCGAGCCTGCTGGGCCTCCGGAGTCTGCGGGTACCGCTGGATCAGGCTGCGCAACTCCCGCGCGCCGGGCTCCCGTTGATTCAACGCAAGCAGAGATTCAGCCTTGCGCAGCTGCGCGGCCGGTGCCTTGGGGCTTCCCGGGAACTGCTCCAATACCGCATCGTATCCCTTGATCGCTGGCTGATACTTGCCCTGGCGATAGGAAATTTCGGCGATGTAGAACTGCGCGTTTCCCGCCAGGTCTTCGTGAGGATAGTACTTAATCACGTCGCCAAACTCAGAGGTTGCGAGTTCATACTTGGCCGAGTTGTAATCGCGCAGCCCACTTTGGTAGAGCTGCTGCAAAGGAGGGGCAGGAGACGTAGCAGGAACCATTCCGCCCGTCGCGTTATCCCCTGCGGGAGGAGCCCCGCCTGGCATGCCTGCTGCTCCGGCGGAGCCTGGAGTCGAGTTCAGATTCGACATCTGGGCCTGCATATCTTGGAGTTGCTTGTCGATACGGGCAATGCGCGCCTTTAGCTCATCGATCGAATCGTTCACCGACTGAACCTGGCCGGAAAGACCGTCCATCTTTTGGCTGACACCATCCGTCTGTGTCTGGAGCTTGTTCTGAAGGGCGGTGACGGTTGCGGACATCTTATTGACGCTGTCCGCGGTCTGCTCTACCAGATGCTGTAGAACTCCCATGCGCTCATCGTTGGTGGTCTGTAGATGCTGGATTGCATCCTGAAGCTGCTGAACCTGAGTTTGCAGCTGGATCATTTCCTTGGATACAGCATGCGCGCGTGGCGCTGGCAGGAGAAGGGCAAGAGCGGCAAATGAGACGAGACTGAGACTCTGAAAGCGCATGTGGGGTTCACCTTGCGTGGATGTGGAGAACGTTGCGGCAGCATCCAAGATGGATGCTGCCGCAGAAGAGACTACTTATCCAGGGCAAACTGGGCGCGGCGATTCTGCTGCCAGCAGCTCTCGTCGTGCTCGGAGCAGAACTGCTTCTCCTTGCCATAGCTGACGACGCGCAACCGGTCTGGGCTGACGCCGGCGTTTGCCAGGGCCTGCTTGGCTGCATTGGCGCGATTCTCACCGAGTGCCAGGTTGTATTCGGTCGATCCACGCTCGTCGCAGTATCCGCCAACCACTACCTTCACCGTCGGATGCGCCACGAAGAAGCTGGCATCCTTGGAGACGGTCGCCTGCGCGTCGCCGCGCAGATCGTAGCTGTCGTAGTCGTAGAAGACATCCTGAACATTCTGATGGAAGGTGTTTTCATCGACGACATCGGCGTTGCTTACCACAGGCGCCGGCGTGTTGACCGTAACGCGCGCGGTTGCATCCGCAGATCCACCCGCGCCACGGGCGATCAGGTGATAGTTGGTAGAAGCCGTCGGATTGACGGTCTGTGTGCCTTCTGCACTGACAGTGCCAAGGCCTTCGATCGAGACGTCCGTCGCATTGGTGGTGCGCCATGCGAGAACGACTTTATCTCCCGCAGTGACTGCAGTCGGTGTTGCCGTAATCTCAGCTGTGGGCGCCGGTGTTACTTCGGCTGGTGGCGGCGGTGGCGGTGGTGCTTCTGCCTTCTTCTTGCCGCAACCTACGGCAAATGCAAGTGAAACAAGAATTACGAACGAAACCAAATACTTCAGCTCTTTTTCGATCACGGTCTCCTCCTGAGGAGAGAATTAAAGAGGATTTAAACCACCAAGCATTGCGTCACGCAAGAAATGCTCACCTGTCACGCGTAAATTAGTTTACTTCCAATAACACGGAGTAACAAACTGACTTCTATTTCCAACTCCAGTTTGGCATTGAATTATTCCCACTATGAGTCAGAGGATGTTGCTCTGTTCCGTCGGCAAGCATCGTCCATATTTCAGACTGACCGCCTTCTCTGCGTTCGAAGACGATATGCCGGCCATCGGGAGACCAACTGGGGAAATCATTGCGGCCAGCGTCATGTGTCAGCTGCAGCCAACGCTTGCTGGCAATATCCATGACGTAGATATCCTGTCCTCCGGGTGCGCCCGGTCCATACTTGCGATCCCATGCGAAGGTGAGGAATTGGCCGTTGGGAGACCAGGATGGTGAGGTGGCATAGCCTCCATCAGTCATGCGCTGCACGTCGCCGCCATCGGAGTCCATGATGTAAATCTGTGGCAGACCAGTGCGGCCGCTGCACCACGCGAGCTGCGACCCGGTCTTCGGGTTCCATGCCGGCGATACGTCCGGCCCTTGAAAGTTTGTCAGCCGCCGTGCATTCGTGCCCGAGGCATCCGAAACCCATATCTCAGGGTCGCCGGAGCGGCTGGAGGAAAATGCCAGCTTGGTGCCGTCGCCAGACCATGCAGGAGACAGGCTGGTATTTCCTGCGGAGGGGAAGGCGATCAACCGGTTCAACTCGAGCGAAAATATACGAATCGTCCAGCCAGCTCTGTTGAGCGAGGAGAACGCGATGCGCGAATTGTCCGGCGAAATGCGAGGCGAGATGGAGACCTGCCCGAGATGCGTGACCGGATGCTGTCCCTGTCCGTCATAGTCCATCGCCCAGATCTCTTTGGTGCCGGAGCGCGACGAGACGAAGTAGATCTTTGTCTCCGCAATTCCATTCAGGCCGCCACCAAGGCGCAGGATGATCTCATCCGCAAAGCGGTGCGCAATCAGGCGCGCATTATCCTGCGTTGCAACTTCGTTGTATTGCTTGCCGAGCACCTGTGGCGACTGCTCATTCTTTACATCGAAGAGCCATCCATAAACCACGATCCTGCCGCTATGTACGGAGAGCGCGCCAAAGGTCACCATGGCTGCATTCGCGGGAGCATCGGACCACTGCTTCAGGCTGATCTCCTGGGGAGAACCAGGAGTCACCGTTGGAGCCAGGCTCTTCGAAACCATATCGAAGATGCCGGCGTTGCTCAGATCGTTAAAGAGTGTTGTATCGAATGTGTTCTTCAGCGGCGGGGTCTGGGGATCGGTGGAGGCTGGCTTGAAGTCTGCTACTGCCAGGCGGATACGTTCGACGCCCAGGTTGGTCCCGGTCTTCACCCAGTCCTGCGCATTCGCGCGCACTGGATTTGCGAGCACAGAAAAACTCAGCAGCAGAAGGAATGCGCAAGCTAGATGTTGAATCTTTTCGCGGGTCGTCATTTTCATGAGCGGGGACTCGATGTCGAAACCTCTCCGTGTTAGTGATTCGGGTGCATGTAAGTAAAAGTGTACGCCACGGTCAGGCTGCTCCCGTTGTATCCCGGGGGCAGGGGACCGAAGGTATCAACACGCTGCACAGCGCGCAGCGCCGAAGAATCCAGTGTTGCTGATCCACTCGATGTCGCGATGCGAACATTGCTCGGGCTGCCATCCCGCGACAAGGTAAACGTGACGATAGCCTCCCGCCCCTCGGCTGTATGCGGATCTACTTCAGGCGTATACCAGGAATCGCGGACCTT
It encodes the following:
- the tolB gene encoding Tol-Pal system beta propeller repeat protein TolB; this encodes MKMTTREKIQHLACAFLLLLSFSVLANPVRANAQDWVKTGTNLGVERIRLAVADFKPASTDPQTPPLKNTFDTTLFNDLSNAGIFDMVSKSLAPTVTPGSPQEISLKQWSDAPANAAMVTFGALSVHSGRIVVYGWLFDVKNEQSPQVLGKQYNEVATQDNARLIAHRFADEIILRLGGGLNGIAETKIYFVSSRSGTKEIWAMDYDGQGQHPVTHLGQVSISPRISPDNSRIAFSSLNRAGWTIRIFSLELNRLIAFPSAGNTSLSPAWSGDGTKLAFSSSRSGDPEIWVSDASGTNARRLTNFQGPDVSPAWNPKTGSQLAWCSGRTGLPQIYIMDSDGGDVQRMTDGGYATSPSWSPNGQFLTFAWDRKYGPGAPGGQDIYVMDIASKRWLQLTHDAGRNDFPSWSPDGRHIVFERREGGQSEIWTMLADGTEQHPLTHSGNNSMPNWSWK
- the pal gene encoding peptidoglycan-associated lipoprotein Pal, which codes for MIEKELKYLVSFVILVSLAFAVGCGKKKAEAPPPPPPPAEVTPAPTAEITATPTAVTAGDKVVLAWRTTNATDVSIEGLGTVSAEGTQTVNPTASTNYHLIARGAGGSADATARVTVNTPAPVVSNADVVDENTFHQNVQDVFYDYDSYDLRGDAQATVSKDASFFVAHPTVKVVVGGYCDERGSTEYNLALGENRANAAKQALANAGVSPDRLRVVSYGKEKQFCSEHDESCWQQNRRAQFALDK
- a CDS encoding tetratricopeptide repeat protein, with translation MRFQSLSLVSFAALALLLPAPRAHAVSKEMIQLQTQVQQLQDAIQHLQTTNDERMGVLQHLVEQTADSVNKMSATVTALQNKLQTQTDGVSQKMDGLSGQVQSVNDSIDELKARIARIDKQLQDMQAQMSNLNSTPGSAGAAGMPGGAPPAGDNATGGMVPATSPAPPLQQLYQSGLRDYNSAKYELATSEFGDVIKYYPHEDLAGNAQFYIAEISYRQGKYQPAIKGYDAVLEQFPGSPKAPAAQLRKAESLLALNQREPGARELRSLIQRYPQTPEAQQARTKLNAMGVRISPKPSAAREQ